From a single Halobacteriovorax sp. DA5 genomic region:
- a CDS encoding aldehyde dehydrogenase family protein, which produces MDNNITTAYCAQKGRENLNYYDRISALEALEAEIKARERDILAALKADLNKSAFESYLSEIDFCLHEIKLIKKKLKKWMKPKKVFSPLPFMPARSAIHSEPYGQVLVIAPWNYPFQLAMVPLIGAIAAGNKVIVKPSELAPATSKIINTIITNALDSEIAAVIEGGVAETTELLSLKFDYIFYTGNGHVGRIVMAAAAKFLTPLTLELGGKSPAIVGTKNIDLAAKRIVWGKFFNAGQTCVAPDYILIKKSDEDAFLKATQKYLRKFYSDEIKQSGDYGRIINERHFDRLSSLINQDDIVIGGDVDKGQLYISPTYVRANKDSAIMKDEIFGPIMPIINSESLDESIEFVKSYDKPLACYAFLDSNSDKKKVIESISSGGMVINDTIVHLSNEKLPFGGVGESGMGAYHGEFSFKLFSHEKAVMKRSFCLENDLRYPPYEKKVSFVRKIMNLLS; this is translated from the coding sequence ATGGACAATAATATAACGACTGCATATTGTGCTCAGAAAGGGCGTGAAAATTTAAACTACTATGACCGTATCAGTGCCCTTGAAGCTTTAGAAGCTGAAATAAAGGCCCGTGAGAGGGATATTTTAGCTGCACTTAAAGCTGACTTAAACAAGAGTGCATTTGAGTCTTATCTTTCTGAAATTGATTTTTGTTTACATGAAATTAAGCTCATAAAGAAAAAGTTGAAAAAGTGGATGAAGCCTAAAAAGGTTTTCTCTCCGCTTCCTTTTATGCCTGCTCGAAGTGCTATACATAGTGAACCGTATGGACAAGTTTTAGTTATCGCTCCTTGGAATTACCCATTTCAATTGGCCATGGTTCCTCTAATTGGAGCAATTGCGGCAGGCAATAAAGTTATTGTTAAACCTTCAGAGTTAGCGCCTGCCACTTCTAAAATAATTAATACAATTATAACTAACGCTTTAGATAGTGAGATAGCTGCAGTTATTGAAGGTGGTGTCGCGGAGACAACAGAGCTATTGAGTTTAAAATTTGATTATATCTTCTATACTGGAAATGGTCATGTCGGTCGAATTGTGATGGCGGCAGCGGCCAAGTTTCTAACACCCTTAACTCTCGAGTTAGGTGGTAAATCACCAGCGATTGTTGGAACGAAGAATATCGATTTAGCTGCTAAGAGAATTGTATGGGGGAAATTTTTTAATGCTGGTCAAACATGCGTTGCTCCAGATTATATTCTAATAAAAAAATCAGATGAAGATGCTTTTCTCAAAGCGACCCAAAAATATTTAAGAAAATTCTATAGTGATGAAATTAAACAAAGTGGTGACTACGGTAGAATTATTAATGAGAGGCATTTTGATAGACTCTCATCTCTGATCAATCAAGACGACATTGTTATTGGTGGAGATGTTGATAAGGGACAATTATATATTTCTCCAACTTATGTAAGGGCCAACAAAGATAGTGCAATTATGAAGGATGAAATATTTGGCCCTATTATGCCTATTATCAACTCTGAAAGTTTAGATGAGTCAATTGAGTTTGTTAAAAGCTATGATAAGCCGCTTGCTTGTTATGCTTTTCTTGATTCTAATAGCGATAAGAAAAAGGTTATTGAAAGCATTAGCAGTGGTGGAATGGTCATTAATGATACGATTGTACACTTATCAAATGAAAAGCTGCCATTTGGTGGCGTAGGTGAGTCAGGAATGGGGGCATATCACGGTGAGTTCTCATTTAAGCTTTTCTCTCATGAAAAAGCCGTTATGAAGAGAAGCTTTTGTTTAGAAAATGATCTACGTTACCCTCCTTATGAAAAGAAGGTTTCATTTGTCCGTAAAATTATGAATCTACTGTCTTAA
- a CDS encoding RHS repeat domain-containing protein, translating to MRISLKLLVLCLFSLASIAGVNLKNGNFYITYTDIIVPGGGNDLVVERTYNSKSPGKGWFGYGWGSDYETFLVVSADGSVTVHENGSGAKTRFTPRQAVDPKAAAEKIVDVMRKKTSLSTTVAKTLVTKLTNDAELRQAYAKKFNVSSNLAVGTELYSNVRGLQKVVKTAKGYIRKYNDGKENHFDKEGKLIQVKDKNGYVVNLDYTKEGSLKSIKDSMAKQIFFKWYPNGLVKSVESGAGKKTTYTYDTNYNLVDAKDISGNHFKYDYDANHNMTLITYKDGSTQKIAYEKKTQFVKELTKRSGEVIKYSYESNPKNPDFHYWTLVAKKSPTKKEVVNRYEYEIKKKPDGSHYTYRILTVINGLKTETIYTECCSLPKQIKRGNHVTNFEYNKDGLLVKKASSRGDFVELEYHKQFKKITKVVNPRGWTEFDYDKKGNLKKANNSKGMSVVLLYDSKGRISKMMDLNKKTKQKRALEFQYNAQGKPVEITMNKVGKINVKYDNYGEILKVESKAGHKMALQVTQAFQSLLAIVKPAGVNLNM from the coding sequence ATGAGGATCAGTTTAAAACTATTAGTACTATGTTTGTTTTCACTGGCATCGATTGCTGGTGTAAATCTGAAAAACGGAAATTTCTACATTACGTACACGGATATTATCGTACCTGGTGGTGGGAATGACCTAGTTGTTGAAAGAACGTACAACTCTAAATCTCCTGGAAAGGGGTGGTTTGGTTATGGTTGGGGTTCTGATTATGAAACTTTCTTAGTTGTTTCAGCAGATGGTTCTGTAACAGTTCACGAGAATGGTTCAGGTGCTAAGACTCGTTTCACTCCAAGACAGGCTGTAGATCCTAAAGCAGCGGCAGAGAAAATCGTTGATGTGATGAGAAAGAAAACTTCTCTTTCGACGACAGTTGCAAAGACTCTTGTTACGAAGCTTACAAATGATGCTGAACTTAGACAAGCATATGCTAAGAAGTTCAATGTATCTTCAAACCTTGCAGTGGGAACTGAACTATACTCAAATGTTCGCGGGCTGCAAAAAGTCGTAAAGACAGCTAAAGGTTATATTAGAAAGTATAATGATGGAAAAGAGAACCACTTTGATAAAGAAGGTAAGCTTATTCAAGTAAAAGATAAGAACGGATATGTTGTTAATCTTGATTACACGAAAGAAGGTTCACTAAAGTCAATCAAGGACTCAATGGCCAAGCAAATCTTTTTTAAGTGGTATCCAAATGGTCTTGTGAAATCAGTAGAATCTGGTGCTGGTAAAAAGACGACTTATACTTATGACACAAATTATAACTTAGTAGATGCAAAAGATATTTCAGGGAATCATTTCAAGTATGATTACGATGCTAATCATAATATGACTCTTATTACTTATAAAGATGGATCAACTCAAAAGATTGCTTATGAAAAGAAAACTCAATTTGTAAAAGAACTTACAAAGAGAAGTGGTGAAGTAATTAAGTACTCATATGAGAGTAATCCTAAAAACCCTGATTTCCACTACTGGACTTTAGTAGCAAAGAAATCACCAACTAAGAAAGAAGTTGTAAATCGTTATGAGTACGAGATCAAGAAGAAACCAGACGGATCTCACTATACTTACAGAATCCTTACTGTAATTAATGGACTTAAAACAGAGACGATTTATACAGAGTGTTGTTCTCTTCCAAAACAGATTAAGAGAGGAAATCACGTAACTAATTTTGAATATAATAAAGATGGACTACTTGTTAAAAAGGCTTCTTCAAGAGGTGACTTTGTAGAGCTTGAGTATCACAAGCAATTTAAGAAGATTACTAAAGTAGTTAACCCACGTGGTTGGACAGAGTTTGACTATGATAAGAAGGGTAACCTTAAGAAAGCTAATAACTCTAAAGGTATGTCTGTTGTTTTACTTTACGATTCTAAAGGTCGTATTTCAAAAATGATGGATTTAAATAAAAAGACTAAGCAGAAAAGAGCTCTTGAGTTTCAATACAATGCTCAAGGTAAGCCAGTTGAGATTACTATGAATAAAGTAGGAAAGATCAACGTTAAATACGATAACTACGGTGAGATTCTAAAAGTAGAATCGAAAGCAGGACATAAGATGGCCTTACAAGTTACTCAGGCCTTCCAATCACTCTTAGCAATTGTTAAGCCTGCTGGTGTAAACCTAAATATGTAA
- a CDS encoding type II secretion system F family protein → MSFFIEQIGRSGLIGLIGLIFFLFCYRYSVGIFDLIEKQTFGTRTYILEKFELLFIDVKPDHVTYALLALSFGLGTLTLITFGLFGSWGGGAFLGLIVGFVGFKAPKPVVDYLVNRRILAYQNQMVDGLTLLSNGLRAGLSVPQALGMVVDEMPPPISEEFNIILQQNRVGVTLEECFENLAERIPTQDNDMFVSSVNILRETGGNLAEVFDTIVTVIRERIRLKQKIDTATAQGKFQGFTIAAMPFVILAIFSANDPTLLPKMFSSAIGIVLFVVACVLDGVGTFFILKIVKIKE, encoded by the coding sequence ATGAGTTTTTTTATTGAACAAATAGGACGAAGTGGATTAATTGGACTTATTGGTTTAATCTTCTTTCTATTTTGTTATCGCTATTCAGTTGGTATTTTTGATTTAATTGAAAAACAAACATTTGGTACTCGAACATATATTTTAGAAAAGTTTGAATTACTTTTTATCGACGTTAAGCCAGATCATGTTACGTATGCACTCCTAGCATTGTCATTTGGACTTGGAACTCTAACTCTTATTACTTTTGGTTTATTTGGAAGTTGGGGTGGTGGAGCGTTTCTTGGCCTAATCGTTGGTTTTGTAGGATTTAAGGCGCCTAAACCTGTTGTTGATTACCTCGTTAATCGTCGTATTTTAGCTTATCAAAACCAGATGGTAGATGGTCTAACTCTGCTTTCAAATGGTCTTAGAGCAGGTCTATCAGTACCTCAAGCTCTTGGTATGGTTGTTGATGAGATGCCTCCTCCTATTTCTGAAGAATTTAATATTATCCTGCAGCAGAACAGAGTTGGGGTAACTTTAGAGGAGTGCTTCGAAAACTTGGCAGAAAGAATTCCTACTCAAGACAATGATATGTTCGTTTCAAGTGTTAATATTTTACGCGAAACCGGTGGTAATCTTGCTGAAGTTTTTGACACTATTGTCACTGTTATTCGTGAACGCATTAGATTGAAGCAAAAAATCGATACCGCCACGGCCCAGGGAAAGTTTCAGGGCTTCACAATTGCGGCCATGCCCTTTGTAATTCTAGCTATTTTCTCTGCAAATGATCCAACTCTGCTACCAAAGATGTTTTCTTCGGCCATTGGGATTGTCTTATTTGTAGTCGCCTGTGTTTTAGACGGTGTTGGAACCTTCTTCATTCTTAAAATAGTGAAAATTAAAGAATAA
- a CDS encoding ATPase, T2SS/T4P/T4SS family, whose translation MAEGHIITVIGGKGGVGKSQVATNLAFAFSGEKRSKTLLLDFDQRASGDLNLLTGIKTNKNLKDLFNFNGNIDPRTFQPFVNMHPSGVHYIGLPNDPVATEGMSVDGAGKVLKAVKSMYPLTVIDVGTEITDLTAKALEHSTMILVVITPDLLALNQTKRLVSELITMMFPKEMIHFVFNQAQKGHPVTADVAGKSVGRPVLAQIQKDEQTCAMAINQKKPVMLAAKNSAFAKGVTELVRTINGKGILSQLAKLNKPNDVGTKQERPTGAAANGWRDLKLRIHKGLVEEMDLSKDDDNDPKAKIILKEKTKKVVIDLLGKEDTKGILNNRDDMNSIVKEILDEALGLGPLEDLLADSSISEIMVVGPNKIYYEEDGKVKLSKVTFSNDRQVLNVIERIVAPIGRRIDEKTPYVDARLHDGSRVHAIIPPSAIDGCCITIRKFPEERLTYKHLVQFGSFTQNMADFLRIAVEGHKNIIVSGGTGSGKTTLVNILGSFIQANERIITCEDSAELSFPQEHVVRLETRPPSLEGDGEIDIRCLVKQCLRMRPERIVVGECRGGETLDMLQAMGTGHDGSLTTVHSNNPRECIGRIETLVQYAGAGLTPKAIREMIANAVHLIIQASRLDDGSRKITHITEIGGIQGEVVTLQDIFLFQQKDIDKNGKIIGSHQATGFIPKFIETLERQGYNIPRGLFSNAPGASGGATPANADKKAPPPPNKRPPQQGQQRPRPGQPQARPRPGNGAPPVKKKA comes from the coding sequence GTGGCCGAAGGTCATATTATTACAGTCATTGGTGGTAAAGGCGGCGTAGGGAAATCCCAAGTTGCTACAAACCTAGCTTTTGCTTTCAGTGGTGAAAAGCGATCTAAGACATTACTTCTTGATTTCGATCAAAGAGCTAGTGGTGACTTAAATTTGTTAACTGGAATTAAAACAAATAAGAACTTAAAAGATCTTTTTAATTTTAATGGAAATATTGATCCACGAACTTTTCAGCCATTCGTAAATATGCACCCAAGTGGTGTTCATTATATTGGTTTACCAAATGATCCTGTAGCAACTGAAGGGATGAGTGTTGATGGAGCTGGTAAGGTACTTAAAGCCGTAAAAAGCATGTATCCACTCACTGTTATTGACGTTGGAACGGAAATCACTGATCTCACTGCAAAGGCTTTAGAGCATTCAACGATGATTTTAGTTGTGATAACTCCAGACCTTCTTGCTCTAAATCAGACTAAGCGCCTTGTTTCAGAATTAATAACAATGATGTTTCCTAAAGAAATGATTCATTTTGTTTTTAATCAGGCGCAAAAAGGTCATCCTGTAACTGCTGATGTGGCCGGGAAATCTGTTGGTCGCCCTGTTTTAGCTCAAATTCAAAAAGATGAACAAACTTGTGCAATGGCCATTAATCAGAAGAAACCAGTTATGCTGGCGGCTAAAAATAGTGCTTTTGCTAAAGGTGTCACAGAGTTAGTTCGTACAATCAATGGAAAGGGAATTCTTAGTCAATTGGCTAAGCTTAATAAACCTAATGATGTTGGTACAAAACAAGAGCGTCCAACTGGAGCTGCTGCAAATGGATGGCGAGATCTAAAACTTAGAATTCATAAAGGTCTTGTTGAAGAAATGGATCTATCTAAAGATGATGATAACGATCCGAAAGCGAAAATTATTCTTAAAGAAAAGACTAAGAAAGTCGTTATTGATTTACTTGGTAAAGAAGATACAAAAGGCATCTTAAACAATCGCGATGATATGAATAGCATTGTTAAAGAAATTCTAGATGAAGCCTTGGGACTAGGGCCTCTAGAGGACTTGCTTGCTGATTCGTCAATCTCTGAAATTATGGTTGTTGGACCTAATAAGATTTACTATGAAGAAGATGGAAAGGTTAAGCTTTCAAAAGTAACTTTTTCAAACGATAGACAGGTTCTTAACGTTATTGAAAGAATTGTTGCTCCAATTGGTCGTCGTATTGATGAAAAGACTCCATACGTTGATGCCCGCTTGCATGATGGTTCTAGGGTTCATGCAATTATTCCTCCTTCTGCAATTGACGGATGCTGTATTACAATTCGTAAATTCCCTGAAGAGAGACTTACTTATAAACACCTTGTTCAATTCGGTTCTTTCACTCAGAATATGGCGGACTTCTTACGTATCGCTGTTGAAGGACATAAGAATATAATTGTTTCTGGTGGTACTGGTTCCGGGAAAACAACACTGGTAAATATTTTGGGAAGTTTTATTCAGGCCAATGAACGTATTATTACTTGTGAAGACTCTGCTGAACTTAGTTTTCCTCAAGAGCACGTTGTTCGTTTAGAAACACGCCCTCCTTCACTTGAAGGCGATGGAGAAATTGATATTCGTTGTCTAGTAAAGCAATGTCTAAGAATGCGTCCTGAGCGTATTGTTGTTGGTGAGTGTCGTGGTGGTGAAACACTGGATATGCTCCAAGCTATGGGGACAGGGCACGATGGTTCTCTAACGACAGTTCACTCAAACAATCCAAGAGAGTGTATTGGACGTATTGAAACCCTTGTACAGTATGCAGGAGCTGGTCTTACTCCAAAAGCAATTCGTGAAATGATTGCCAACGCAGTTCATTTGATCATTCAAGCTTCACGTCTGGATGATGGTTCTCGTAAGATTACACATATTACTGAAATTGGTGGTATTCAGGGAGAGGTTGTTACTCTTCAAGATATTTTCCTCTTTCAACAAAAAGATATCGATAAGAACGGGAAAATTATTGGCTCCCATCAGGCGACTGGTTTTATTCCAAAGTTTATCGAAACCCTTGAAAGACAAGGTTACAATATTCCTCGTGGTTTATTTTCGAATGCTCCTGGTGCTAGTGGTGGGGCCACACCTGCTAACGCTGATAAGAAAGCACCACCACCTCCAAATAAGAGACCTCCACAGCAGGGACAACAAAGGCCACGACCGGGTCAGCCTCAAGCTAGACCAAGACCAGGCAATGGTGCACCACCTGTGAAGAAGAAGGCTTAG
- a CDS encoding pilus assembly protein N-terminal domain-containing protein, with the protein MRILTYLTLFIFALTASAQQASSGIGVSEEKVEVVLGIDKVLPIDFTITSRSVQIANQRILKVQPVNTAAGTSELVLKGEAPGITSVTVRDRLGAIKKRYLVTVTATEKSKLIAEIKEQLGPIEGLEINLKGGKVFVEGKIIVPGDIGRIVKVLEDYPDVKNLVEVSPQTYLIISREMQEGLRRNNLKDVTVRFFNNSYLLEGIVNSEEESNLAVKIAATYLPDRIQSLARRTDSVQQLDKGEIIRNFLAINRKPQPPQAAKLIKITAQFVELSKDYNRVFGFKWNPSVGTTGGQIVFGRTENGGTVTTSSAGSFGGTISQLFPKLSSAKAAGYARIVQSGMVITKDGEKAKLSKGSERNVAVGTGEFQQAKVIEAGFNLDVTPKILQEEKINLDIILGVSSSQGTDKQTNNLDTKIIVKSRESAVVGGISINKTATEYDKDPPDGVSTTGSDGSEEGQVFSLFSFVRSKDVSKSKEQFVVFITPEIIESASTGTEDIKRKFRKRGP; encoded by the coding sequence ATGAGAATATTAACGTACTTAACTCTATTTATATTTGCATTAACGGCCAGCGCTCAGCAGGCCTCTTCTGGTATTGGGGTATCTGAAGAAAAAGTAGAGGTAGTTCTTGGTATTGATAAAGTTTTACCAATTGATTTCACAATAACATCTCGAAGTGTACAAATTGCAAATCAAAGAATTCTTAAAGTACAACCAGTTAATACTGCGGCGGGAACAAGTGAGCTTGTTTTAAAAGGTGAAGCACCTGGTATTACTTCTGTTACTGTTCGAGATCGCTTAGGTGCTATTAAAAAGCGTTATCTTGTAACTGTTACTGCAACAGAGAAGTCAAAGCTTATTGCAGAAATTAAAGAACAATTAGGACCAATTGAAGGTTTAGAAATAAACTTGAAGGGTGGTAAGGTCTTTGTTGAAGGAAAGATTATTGTTCCTGGAGATATTGGGCGAATTGTAAAAGTTTTAGAAGATTACCCAGATGTTAAGAACCTTGTTGAAGTTTCACCACAGACTTATTTAATTATTTCTCGAGAAATGCAAGAAGGTCTAAGAAGAAATAACTTAAAAGATGTAACAGTTAGATTCTTTAATAATTCATATTTATTAGAAGGAATTGTAAACTCAGAAGAAGAAAGTAACCTTGCTGTTAAAATCGCGGCGACATACTTACCTGATAGAATTCAAAGTTTAGCTAGAAGAACAGATTCTGTTCAGCAACTTGATAAGGGTGAGATTATTAGAAACTTTCTGGCCATCAATAGAAAGCCTCAGCCACCTCAAGCCGCAAAACTTATTAAAATAACTGCTCAATTTGTTGAGCTTTCAAAAGATTATAATCGTGTCTTTGGATTTAAATGGAATCCAAGCGTTGGAACAACAGGTGGACAGATCGTTTTTGGACGTACTGAAAATGGTGGAACAGTAACGACTTCATCTGCTGGTAGTTTTGGTGGAACAATCTCACAACTATTTCCTAAACTGAGTTCTGCTAAAGCAGCTGGTTATGCTCGAATTGTTCAATCTGGGATGGTGATCACTAAAGATGGTGAAAAGGCAAAGTTATCTAAGGGTTCTGAGAGGAACGTTGCGGTTGGTACTGGGGAGTTCCAACAAGCAAAAGTTATCGAAGCGGGATTTAACTTAGATGTAACACCTAAGATTCTACAAGAAGAAAAAATTAATCTTGATATTATTCTTGGTGTTTCTTCTTCTCAAGGAACAGATAAACAAACTAATAATCTCGATACGAAAATTATTGTTAAGTCTCGTGAATCAGCAGTTGTTGGTGGTATTTCAATTAATAAAACTGCTACCGAATATGACAAAGACCCACCTGATGGTGTTTCAACAACTGGTAGTGATGGAAGTGAAGAAGGACAAGTTTTTTCTTTGTTCTCATTTGTACGCTCAAAAGATGTTTCAAAATCTAAAGAGCAATTTGTTGTTTTTATCACTCCTGAGATTATTGAGAGTGCCTCAACTGGTACTGAAGATATTAAAAGAAAATTTAGAAAGAGGGGGCCATAG
- the cpaB gene encoding Flp pilus assembly protein CpaB, with protein MNTRAFTLALIIAGVAMFMVHTYIEDQQSALIKKYGTMSSVLVAKEDIREFDLLDETKVSIITVPQKFLAPGSFKTVKEIENTIATVPILKGEQITKPRVTYPGESTGLSREVTVGMRAIAFQVDERSSVGKLIRPGDRVDVLAPIDYTGGARKDQEKIVTILQDVRVLSTGMSVSNNIPLIGVKTEEVVRKMKLNTYSNYTTVTLELSPFQAQKIAHLYVFQPNKPILTLRNINDGEKAMIEGTRLYDILSDTDKNEARAFFNEKYKKKN; from the coding sequence ATGAATACTAGAGCTTTTACGCTGGCCCTTATTATTGCAGGTGTTGCCATGTTTATGGTCCACACTTATATCGAAGATCAACAATCTGCTTTGATTAAAAAGTATGGAACAATGAGTTCTGTTCTTGTTGCTAAAGAAGATATTCGCGAGTTCGATCTACTGGATGAAACGAAGGTTTCAATTATTACAGTTCCACAGAAATTCTTAGCTCCTGGAAGTTTTAAAACAGTAAAAGAAATTGAAAATACAATTGCGACAGTTCCAATTCTAAAAGGCGAGCAAATTACAAAACCACGTGTAACATATCCTGGAGAGAGTACAGGTCTTTCAAGAGAAGTTACAGTGGGGATGCGTGCAATTGCTTTCCAAGTTGATGAAAGAAGTTCAGTAGGAAAGCTTATTCGTCCTGGTGATCGTGTCGATGTTCTAGCACCGATTGATTACACAGGTGGAGCGAGAAAAGATCAAGAAAAAATCGTTACAATCCTTCAAGATGTTCGTGTTCTTTCAACAGGGATGAGTGTTTCAAATAATATTCCTCTAATTGGTGTTAAAACAGAGGAAGTTGTAAGAAAAATGAAACTTAACACTTACTCTAATTATACAACAGTAACGTTAGAGCTTAGTCCATTTCAAGCTCAGAAGATTGCGCATCTTTATGTATTCCAACCAAATAAACCAATTCTGACTTTAAGAAATATTAATGATGGTGAGAAGGCAATGATCGAAGGAACTCGACTCTACGATATTCTTTCGGATACTGATAAGAATGAGGCAAGGGCCTTCTTTAACGAAAAATATAAGAAAAAGAATTAA
- a CDS encoding prepilin peptidase: MPVSVYVFIFIQLLYVSYIDIQSRKIANVWSIGNIFLFLVLVLFFPNNYIIGIETLLYPLGIFLAGFLLFILKIMGGGDSKYLASLFLLIPVAHQDQALISLSVVTVIVGLSVFITNILKNLEFIIQAFKEGNIVQIKKIFGKKFAFAPVILISWIFLGWKIKKHIFF, from the coding sequence GTGCCCGTTAGTGTCTATGTTTTTATCTTTATTCAATTACTCTATGTTTCTTATATCGATATTCAATCTCGAAAGATTGCAAACGTATGGTCAATTGGAAACATCTTTTTATTTTTAGTTCTCGTATTGTTCTTCCCGAATAACTACATTATTGGAATTGAAACACTTCTTTACCCTCTAGGGATATTTCTCGCAGGTTTTTTACTTTTTATTTTAAAAATTATGGGCGGTGGTGATTCGAAATATTTAGCTAGTTTATTTCTTTTAATTCCAGTCGCTCATCAAGATCAAGCTTTGATCTCCCTTTCTGTTGTAACAGTGATTGTCGGGCTTTCAGTTTTTATTACGAATATTCTTAAAAATCTTGAGTTTATTATTCAGGCTTTTAAAGAAGGTAATATCGTTCAGATTAAAAAGATTTTTGGGAAGAAATTTGCGTTTGCCCCTGTTATACTTATTTCATGGATATTTCTAGGATGGAAAATAAAAAAGCATATATTCTTTTAA
- a CDS encoding Flp family type IVb pilin: MSRQSQSGQALIEYIFILAFFAGISIAMARGIGAYTTGFFKSFAFHLSQELATGSCPNGCWHSPYVNQDR; the protein is encoded by the coding sequence ATGTCACGTCAGTCTCAAAGCGGTCAGGCTTTAATAGAGTATATTTTTATCTTAGCATTCTTTGCTGGTATTTCCATTGCAATGGCAAGGGGAATAGGGGCTTATACTACAGGCTTTTTTAAAAGTTTTGCATTCCATTTATCGCAGGAGCTTGCAACAGGCTCGTGTCCTAATGGCTGTTGGCATTCACCATATGTAAACCAAGATAGGTAG
- a CDS encoding Flp family type IVb pilin, whose translation MKTLLAFLKDEEGQTSTEYILLVAVAAMLVMKFKEKASEGITTLTDGVFGNTDNLLRELQGN comes from the coding sequence ATGAAAACCTTGCTAGCGTTTCTAAAAGACGAAGAAGGTCAAACATCAACAGAGTATATCTTACTTGTTGCTGTTGCAGCGATGCTTGTTATGAAGTTTAAGGAAAAGGCATCAGAGGGTATTACAACTCTTACTGATGGTGTTTTCGGGAACACGGATAACCTACTTCGCGAACTACAAGGAAACTAA
- a CDS encoding sugar nucleotide-binding protein — protein sequence MTEQRTKTILIFGISSFVGSSLASFLKKDYKIIGTYHKNPVSIDGITTVPCDVHSKQEVQLIMYTFKPDITIYAVGLSSIVDCALSERRADALNTSGLFTVADVCQRYKSQIIYLSSSFVFSGESSENFELDIPDPTTTYGKTQAAAEFYIQKSSLNYLVFRVCRLYGRGGVHVRRNLFEKIQAKLHAREEIELDDYIKTGFLDIDYLGMVIKICIERGLKNRLLQISSNDFMSTYSFGKLYCQKFQEPQKLIASAKWPYPIMSSAKVGDNSSGVLNFNMNITNAEGYLHLRLPTVEESLEYSAQKLRVGLDAKEAHESKDTINYI from the coding sequence ATGACTGAACAAAGAACCAAGACAATTCTAATCTTTGGTATTTCTTCATTTGTGGGCTCATCACTTGCAAGCTTTTTAAAGAAAGACTACAAAATCATTGGTACTTATCATAAGAACCCTGTTTCTATTGATGGCATAACAACTGTTCCATGTGATGTTCACAGTAAGCAAGAAGTTCAGTTAATCATGTATACATTTAAACCAGACATTACAATATATGCGGTAGGTTTATCTTCAATTGTGGATTGTGCACTAAGTGAGAGAAGGGCGGATGCTTTAAATACAAGTGGACTCTTTACTGTGGCAGATGTTTGTCAGCGATATAAATCACAAATTATTTATTTATCTTCAAGTTTCGTTTTCTCAGGTGAATCATCTGAAAATTTTGAGTTAGATATTCCTGATCCAACTACTACTTATGGCAAGACTCAGGCGGCTGCGGAATTTTATATTCAAAAATCCTCTCTAAATTACTTAGTTTTTAGAGTTTGTCGATTATATGGAAGAGGCGGTGTACACGTTCGTCGTAATCTCTTTGAGAAAATTCAAGCAAAGCTTCATGCACGAGAAGAGATTGAACTTGATGACTATATTAAAACGGGCTTTCTCGATATTGACTACCTTGGAATGGTTATCAAAATTTGCATCGAAAGAGGTCTTAAGAATCGTTTGTTACAAATTAGTTCAAATGATTTTATGTCGACTTATTCTTTTGGAAAACTGTATTGTCAAAAATTTCAAGAACCACAAAAGTTGATTGCATCGGCCAAATGGCCATATCCAATTATGAGTTCAGCAAAGGTTGGAGATAATAGTTCAGGTGTTCTAAATTTTAATATGAATATCACTAATGCTGAGGGCTATCTGCATTTGCGTCTACCAACTGTAGAAGAGTCTTTAGAATATTCAGCTCAAAAGTTACGGGTAGGCCTTGATGCTAAGGAAGCACATGAGTCTAAGGATACAATTAACTATATCTAA